One window of the Trifolium pratense cultivar HEN17-A07 linkage group LG2, ARS_RC_1.1, whole genome shotgun sequence genome contains the following:
- the LOC123909835 gene encoding lysine-specific demethylase JMJ25-like isoform X1 yields the protein MEVVVPRQEQSNQHPEDNLKFSGCSKAFGNSKRKAEECGGNEKPEQEPEGEQNIMECLKEAAVAQEEQLKQDANIKPDKIPRCSKDFGISYKRRFQEYHTHHTDTNAEGEKDVMECLKETLNLPSKKGIEPKKHAVKNKKWELEDDLLMDEFEQDEEMFFLLKTKNRSRAGRIDNTTQGVQQNTRKCHQCMKKERTSFVPCTKCSKMYCMRCINQWYPDMSIEEVTESCPFCLKNCNCNVCLRSKGTIKTSTMDITNYEKAQYLHYMINLLLPYLKQICQEQSQEEDIEAKILGKSSSEIEIPQNLCGDNERVYCDYCATSIIDLHRSCPNCSYELCLQCCQEIRDGSITPRAEMKFQYVNRGYDYMHGGDPLPVSCDLEISDGNLEVSTKWNAKSDGSVSCVPKEMGGCGSSVLELRRILPHGWMSDLEGKAHDMLKIWEVEQQTFQQEEAGSSYNSMRKESFTGGTNESNIYCSESRDILRERMLLFQKHWTNGEPIIVRDVLKQGTGLSWEPMVMWRALCDNVASDISSKMSEVKAIDCMANCEVAINTRQFFKGYIEGRTYENLWPEMLKLKDWPPSDKFEDLLPRHCDEFIRFLPFQQYTDPRAGILNLAVKLPAHVLKPDMGPKTYIAYGITEELGRGDSVTKLHCDMSDAVNILTHTAEVSLTDEQHTTISKLKEAHKAQDEREHCAPDYAAVCLNGRPCDDRECIENKEVLECKDMDNHPIVISGDIFQNDVSEDTFPAICTENETMVTSSALWDIFRREDTEKLGAYLRKHSNEFRHTYCSPVEQVVHPIHDQCFYLTLEHKKKLKEEFGVEPWTFEQKLGEAVFIPAGCPHQVRNLKSCTKVAVDFVSPENVRECLRLTEEFRQLPKNHKVREDKLEIKKMIVYAVDQAVKELKALLGCS from the exons ATGGAAGTAGTAGTTCCTAGACAAGAACAGTCAAATCAACATCCCGAGGATAATTTGAAGTTTTCGGGATGCTCAAAAGCTTTTGGAAATtcaaagagaaaggctgaagaGTGTGGTGGTAATGAGAAACCAGAACAAGAACCAGAAGGGGAACAAAATATTATGGAATGTTTGAAGGAGGCTGCAGTTGCACAAGAAGAACAGTTAAAGCAGGATGCTAACATTAAGCCGGACAAAATCCCAAGATGCTCAAAAGATTTTGGAATTTCATATAAGAGAagatttcaagaatatcatacACATCATACCGATACAAATGCAGAAGGGGAAAAAGACGTGATGGAATGTTTAAAGGAGACACTCAATCTCCCATCTAAGAAAGGAATTGAGCCAAAAAAGCATGCTGTCAAAAACAAGAAATGGGAACTTGAAGATGATTTATTGATGGACGAGTTTGAGCAAGATGAAGaaatgttttttcttcttaagaCAAAGAACAGGAGCAGAGCTGGTAGAATTGATAACACAACG CAGGGTGTTCAACAAAATACTCGTAAATGTCATCAGTGCATGAAAAAGGAAAGAACATCTTTTGTGCCTTGTACTAAATGTTCAAAAATGTACTGTATGCGATGCATCAATCAGTG GTACCCTGATATGTCTATAGAAGAAGTTACTGAAAGCTGCCCATTTTGCCTTAAAAATTGCAATTGCAATGTTTGCCTGCGCTCGAAAGGAACAATTAAG ACATCTACAATGGATATCACCAATTACGAAAAAGCTCAGTATCTGCATTACATGATCAACTTACTCCTTCCATATCTGAAACAAATTTGTCAAGAACAAAGTCAAGAGGAAGACATTGAAGCTAAAATTCTAG GAAAATCTTCTTCTGAGATTGAGATACCGCAAAATCTTTGTGGAGATAATGAACGAGTCTATTG TGATTATTGTGCTACTTCAATTATTGACCTTCATCGGAGCTGCCCCAACTGTTCCTACGAGCTTTGCCTTCAATGTTGCCAAGAAATACGCGATGGAAGCATTACTCCCCGGGCTGAGATGAAGTTCCAATATGTGAATAGGGGCTATGATTATATGCATGGTGGTGACCCTCTACCAGTGTCTTGTGATTTAGAGATTTCAGATGGTAATCTTGAAGTATCTACCAAGTGGAATGCCAAGAGTGATGGAAGTGTTAGTTGTGTCCCAAAGGAGATGGGGGGTTGTGGTAGTTCTGTGTTGGAGCTGAGGCGCATCCTCCCCCATGGGTGGATGTCTGACTTGGAAGGAAAAGCTCACGATATGCTGAAAATTTGGGAAGTTGAACAACAAACTTTTCAGCAGGAAGAAGCTGGATCCAGCTACAACTCTATGAGAAAGGAATCCTTTACAGGAGGCACAAATGAGAGTAACATATACTGTTCAGAGTCAAGAGACATTTTAAGAGAAAGGATGTTGCTCTTCCAAAAACATTGGACTAATGGTGAACCAATTATAGTTCGTGATGTTCTAAAACAGGGGACAGGTCTGAGCTGGGAGCCAATGGTCATGTGGCGAGCATTGTGTGATAATGTGGCTTCAGATATCAGTTCAAAAATGTCAGAAGTGAAGGCCATTGATTGCATGGCTAACTGTGAG GTTGCAATTAATACTCGTCAGTTCTTTAAAGGTTATATAGAGGGAAGAACATATGAAAATCTCTGGCCAGAGATGCTCAAGCTAAAAGACTGGCCCCCTTCTGATAAATTTGAAGATCTTTTGCCCCGTCATTGTGATGAATTTATTCGTTTCTTGCCATTTCAACAGTACACTGATCCTCGAGCTGGAATACTTAACCTGGCTGTAAAGTTGCCAGCCCATGTCCTAAAACCTGATATGGGTCCAAAAACATATATTGCTTATGGGATTACAGAAGAACTTGGTAGGGGGGACTCTGTAACAAAGCTTCACTGCGATATGTCAGATGCG GTGAACATTTTGACCCATACAGCAGAGGTATCATTAACTGATGAGCAACACACTACTATTTCCAAACTGAAAGAAGCACACAAGGCACAAGATGAGAGAGAACACTGTGCTCCAGACTATGCTGCTGTATGCCTAAATGGTCGACCTTGCGACGACCGAGAATGTATAGAAAATAAGGAAGTATTAGAATGCAAAGATATGGATAACCATCCTATTGTAATCAGTGGGGATATCTTTCAAAATGACGTGTCTGAGGACACTTTTCCTGCTATTTGTACAGAAAATGAAACAATGGTAACAAGTAGTGCCTTGTGGGACATATTTCGGAGAGAGGATACTGAAAAGTTAGGAGCATATCTTCGAAAACACTCGAATGAATTCAGGCATACTTATTGTTCACCGGTTGAACAG GTTGTACATCCAATTCATGACCAATGTTTTTATTTGACTTTGGAGCACAAGAAGAAGTTGAAGGAGGAGTTTG GTGTAGAACCGTGGACTTTTGAGCAAAAACTTGGAGAGGCAGTATTTATTCCTGCTGGATGCCCACATCAAGTCAGGAATCTCAAG TCATGCACAAAAGTTGCTGTAGACTTTGTGTCCCCAGAAAATGTCCGTGAGTGCCTTCGCTTAACTGAAGAATTCCGCCAGCTTCCCAAGAACCACAAAGTTAGAGAAGATAAACTTGAG ATAAAGAAGATGATAGTCTATGCCGTTGATCAAGCTGTCAAAGAGCTAAAAGCTTTACTCGGTTGTTCTTGA
- the LOC123909836 gene encoding leucine--tRNA ligase, chloroplastic/mitochondrial translates to MLLLHSHLHHLNLQFLSPHSSFPSSFPSSKFTTLPFPTPISSSYTHRFRRITNSATNDKLNEPEKKKPLQQTVTRAYPFHEIEPKWQQFWDQYRTFRTPDDDLDTSKPKYYILDMFPYPSGAGLHVGHPLGYTATDILARFKRMQGYNVLHPMGWDAFGLPAEQYAINTGTHPKLTTVTNINRFTSQLKSLGFSYDWDREISTIEPEYYKWTQWIFLQLLKRGLAYQAEVPVNWCPALGTVLANEEVIDGVSERGGHPVVRKPMRQWMLKITAYADRLLEDLDDLDWPESVKEMQRNWIGRSEGAELEFCILDSDGKERDIQIVVYTTRPDTIFGATYLVVAPEHSLLSSLISTAQSNHVEDYIDLASKKSDLERTELQKEKTGVFTGCYAKNPANGEAIPIWVADYVLGSYGTGAIMAVPAHDSRDYEFALKYDIPIQWVVTPDDKSISESGKAFPGEGIIVNSSNTLMGLDINGLGSKEAALKVIDWAEKSGNGKRKVNYKLRDWLFARQRYWGEPIPVIFLDDSGETVPLDETELPLILPELDDFSPTGTGEPPLAKAVSWVKTTDRLSGRPATRETNTMPQWAGSCWYYLRFMDPNNSKELVDKAKERYWGPVDVYVGGAEHAVLHLLYARFWHKVLFDIGVVSTKEPFQCVINQGIILGEVQYMACRDKDGNLISADSTNMLNEHNLERISEEKVTKSGDSFVLKENPEIRLVARAHKMSKSRGNVVNPDDVVSEYGADSLRLYEMFMGPLRDSKTWSTSGIEGVHRFLGRTWRLIVGLPLSDGTYNDRTVSVDEEPTIEQLRCLHKCIAKVTEEIEGTRFNTGISAMMEFLNAAYKWDNHPRSVVEAFVLLLSPYAPHMAEELWSRLGHTKSLAYEPFPKANPAYLKESTIVLPVQINGKTRGTIQVEETCTEEDAFALASTDEKLSKYLDGQSVRKRIYVPGKILNVVLDRKNIKVGVQ, encoded by the exons ATGCTGCTGCTTCActctcatcttcatcatctcaATCTCCAATTCCTTTCACCACACTCCTCTTTCCCTTCTTCCTTCCCCTCCTCCAAATTCACCACCCTTCCATTTCCCACTCCAATCTCTTCTTCTTATACTCACAGATTTCGCAGAATAACAAACTCAGCAACAAATGATAAACTCAACGAACCGGAGAAGAAAAAGCCGTTGCAACAGACAGTTACTAGAGCTTATCCTTTCCATGAAATTGAGCCCAAGTGGCAACAATTTTGGGACCAATATCGCACTTTCAGAACTCCAGATGATGATCTCGACACATCAAAACCTAAATATTACATTCTCGACATGTTCCCTTACCCTAG tggAGCTGGGTTACATGTTGGTCATCCACTTGGATACACTGCTACTGATATTCTAGCTAGGTTTAAACGAATGCAAGGTTATAACGTGTTGCATCCGATGGGTTGGGATGCTTTTGGATTGCCTGCAGAACAATATGCTATTAAT ACGGGAACTCACCCAAAGCTCACCACTGTGACGAATATCAATCGATTTACTTCTCAG TTGAAATCATTAGGATTCTCGTATGACTGGGATCGTGAAATATCAACCATAGAACCTGAATATTACAAATGGACTCAATGGATCTTTCTACAGCTTTTGAAGAGAGGATTGGCATATCAG GCTGAAGTTCCGGTTAATTGGTGCCCCGCACTTGGCACAGTGTTGGCCAATGAGGAGGTTATTGATGGTGTTAGTGAACGTGGTGGTCATCCTGTAGTAAGAAAG CCGATGAGGCAATGGATGCTCAAGATTACTGCATATGCTGACCGTCTTCTGGAGGATTTAGACGACCTTGACTGGCCTGAAAGTGTAAAAGAAATGCAGAGAAATTGGATAGGGAGATCAGAAGGGGCTGAGTTGGAATTTTGCATTCTTGACAGTGATGGAAAGGAGAGAGACATACAGATTGTTGTGTATACTACCAGGCCTGATACGATCTTTGGAGCAAC TTACTTGGTTGTGGCACCAGAGCATTCCTTGCTGTCGTCATTGATTTCCACTGCCCAGAGTAATCAT GTGGAGGATTATATTGATCTTGCCTCAAAAAAGAGTGACCTTGAGAGGACAGAGCTTCAGAAGGAAAAGACTGGAGTCTTTACTGGTTGTTATGCAAAAAATCCAGCAAACGGGGAAGCTATTCCAATTTGGGTGGCAGATTATGTTTTGGGGAG TTACGGAACAGGAGCAATCATGGCTGTGCCGGCACATGATTCACGTGATTATGAGTTTGCTTTGAAATATGATATTCCTATTCAATGGGTTGTGACGCCAGATGATAAAAGCATTAGTGAGTCTGGAAAGGCTTTTCCTGGTGAAGGTATTATTGTAAATTCATCAAATACGTTAATGGGGCTTGACATTAATGGCTTGGGTAGCAAAGAAGCTGCTCTAAAAGTCATTGATTGGGCAGAGAAAAGTGGAAACGGAAAGAGAAAG GTGAACTACAAGTTAAGGGACTGGCTTTTTGCTCGGCAGCGTTACTGGGGAGAACCTATCCCTGTCATCTTCTTGGATGACAGTGGTGAGACTGTCCCTCTAGATGAGACTGAATTGCCCCTTATTCTACCTGAATTGGATGATTTTTCTCCCACAGGAACAGGGGAGCCTCCTCTGGCTAAGGCAGTGTCTTGG GTGAAGACCACAGATAGGTTATCTGGAAGACCAGCTACTCGGGAAACAAATACCATGCCACAGTGGGCTGGTTCATGCTG GTACTATTTGAGGTTTATGGACCCAAATAATTCCAAAGAACTGGTTGATAAGGCAAAAGAAAG GTATTGGGGCCCTGTTGATGTATATGTTGGTGGGGCTGAGCATGCAGTTCTCCATTTACTGTATGCTAGGTTCTGGCACAAG GTTCTCTTTGACATTGGTGTTGTATCTACCAAGGAGCCCTTCCAATGTGTCATAAACCAGGGGATTATCCTTGGCGAG GTTCAATATATGGCTTGTAGGGATAAAGATGGAAATCTGATATCTGCTGATTCTACTAATATGTTGAATGAACATAATCTAGAAAGGATTTCCGAGGAAAAG GTCACAAAATCTGGGGATTCTTTTGTCTTGAAAGAAAATCCTGAGATACGTTTAGTTGCCCGTGCTCATAAAATGAGTAAAAGCAGAGGAAATGTTGTTAATCCTGATGATGTCGTTTCTGAGTATGGTGCAGATTCTCTTCGTTTATATGAAATGTTCATGGGACCATTGAG AGACTCAAAAACATGGAGTACTAGCGGCATTGAAGGTGTACATCGGTTTTTAGGTAGAACTTGGAGGCTGATTGTTGGCTTACCTTTGTCTGATGGCACATATAATGATAGAACTGTATCAGTTGACGAGGAACCTACTATAGAACAACTTCGTTGTCTTCATAAATGCATTGCTAAG GTAACAGAGGAAATTGAAGGCACACGGTTCAACACTGGAATATCTGCAATGATGGAGTTCCTTAATGCAGCATATAAG TGGGATAACCATCCAAGATCAGTGGTTGAGGCTTTTGTTTTGCTGCTATCACCATACGCGCCACACATGGCTGAAGAGCTGTGGTCTCGTCTAGGTCACACCAAATCATTAGCCTATGAACCTTTTCCTAAG GCAAATCCTGCTTATCTGAAGGAGTCAACAATAGTACTCCCAGTTCAGATTAATGGCAAGACAAGAGGTACCATCCAGGTTGAAGAAACATGTACAGAGGAGGATGCTTTTGCATTAGCATCTACGGATGAAAAGCTATCCAAGTATTTGGATGGTCAATCTGTCAGGAAAAGAATTTATGTTCCTGGCAAGATCTTGAATGTTGTTCTGGACCGTAAAAACATCAAGGTTGGTGTACAGTAG
- the LOC123909835 gene encoding lysine-specific demethylase JMJ25-like isoform X3, translated as MEVVVPRQEQSNQHPEDNLKFSGCSKAFGNSKRKAEECGGNEKPEQEPEGEQNIMECLKEAAVAQEEQLKQDANIKPDKIPRCSKDFGISYKRRFQEYHTHHTDTNAEGEKDVMECLKETLNLPSKKGIEPKKHAVKNKKWELEDDLLMDEFEQDEEMFFLLKTKNRSRAGRIDNTTQGVQQNTRKCHQCMKKERTSFVPCTKCSKMYCMRCINQWYPDMSIEEVTESCPFCLKNCNCNVCLRSKGTIKTSTMDITNYEKAQYLHYMINLLLPYLKQICQEQSQEEDIEAKILGKSSSEIEIPQNLCGDNERVYCDYCATSIIDLHRSCPNCSYELCLQCCQEIRDGSITPRAEMKFQYVNRGYDYMHGGDPLPVSCDLEISDGNLEVSTKWNAKSDGSVSCVPKEMGGCGSSVLELRRILPHGWMSDLEGKAHDMLKIWEVEQQTFQQEEAGSSYNSMRKESFTGGTNESNIYCSESRDILRERMLLFQKHWTNGEPIIVRDVLKQGTGLSWEPMVMWRALCDNVASDISSKMSEVKAIDCMANCEVAINTRQFFKGYIEGRTYENLWPEMLKLKDWPPSDKFEDLLPRHCDEFIRFLPFQQYTDPRAGILNLAVKLPAHVLKPDMGPKTYIAYGITEELGRGDSVTKLHCDMSDAVNILTHTAEVSLTDEQHTTISKLKEAHKAQDEREHCAPDYAAVCLNGRPCDDRECIENKEVLECKDMDNHPIVISGDIFQNDVSEDTFPAICTENETMVTSSALWDIFRREDTEKLGAYLRKHSNEFRHTYCSPVEQVVHPIHDQCFYLTLEHKKKLKEEFGVEPWTFEQKLGEAVFIPAGCPHQVRNLKV; from the exons ATGGAAGTAGTAGTTCCTAGACAAGAACAGTCAAATCAACATCCCGAGGATAATTTGAAGTTTTCGGGATGCTCAAAAGCTTTTGGAAATtcaaagagaaaggctgaagaGTGTGGTGGTAATGAGAAACCAGAACAAGAACCAGAAGGGGAACAAAATATTATGGAATGTTTGAAGGAGGCTGCAGTTGCACAAGAAGAACAGTTAAAGCAGGATGCTAACATTAAGCCGGACAAAATCCCAAGATGCTCAAAAGATTTTGGAATTTCATATAAGAGAagatttcaagaatatcatacACATCATACCGATACAAATGCAGAAGGGGAAAAAGACGTGATGGAATGTTTAAAGGAGACACTCAATCTCCCATCTAAGAAAGGAATTGAGCCAAAAAAGCATGCTGTCAAAAACAAGAAATGGGAACTTGAAGATGATTTATTGATGGACGAGTTTGAGCAAGATGAAGaaatgttttttcttcttaagaCAAAGAACAGGAGCAGAGCTGGTAGAATTGATAACACAACG CAGGGTGTTCAACAAAATACTCGTAAATGTCATCAGTGCATGAAAAAGGAAAGAACATCTTTTGTGCCTTGTACTAAATGTTCAAAAATGTACTGTATGCGATGCATCAATCAGTG GTACCCTGATATGTCTATAGAAGAAGTTACTGAAAGCTGCCCATTTTGCCTTAAAAATTGCAATTGCAATGTTTGCCTGCGCTCGAAAGGAACAATTAAG ACATCTACAATGGATATCACCAATTACGAAAAAGCTCAGTATCTGCATTACATGATCAACTTACTCCTTCCATATCTGAAACAAATTTGTCAAGAACAAAGTCAAGAGGAAGACATTGAAGCTAAAATTCTAG GAAAATCTTCTTCTGAGATTGAGATACCGCAAAATCTTTGTGGAGATAATGAACGAGTCTATTG TGATTATTGTGCTACTTCAATTATTGACCTTCATCGGAGCTGCCCCAACTGTTCCTACGAGCTTTGCCTTCAATGTTGCCAAGAAATACGCGATGGAAGCATTACTCCCCGGGCTGAGATGAAGTTCCAATATGTGAATAGGGGCTATGATTATATGCATGGTGGTGACCCTCTACCAGTGTCTTGTGATTTAGAGATTTCAGATGGTAATCTTGAAGTATCTACCAAGTGGAATGCCAAGAGTGATGGAAGTGTTAGTTGTGTCCCAAAGGAGATGGGGGGTTGTGGTAGTTCTGTGTTGGAGCTGAGGCGCATCCTCCCCCATGGGTGGATGTCTGACTTGGAAGGAAAAGCTCACGATATGCTGAAAATTTGGGAAGTTGAACAACAAACTTTTCAGCAGGAAGAAGCTGGATCCAGCTACAACTCTATGAGAAAGGAATCCTTTACAGGAGGCACAAATGAGAGTAACATATACTGTTCAGAGTCAAGAGACATTTTAAGAGAAAGGATGTTGCTCTTCCAAAAACATTGGACTAATGGTGAACCAATTATAGTTCGTGATGTTCTAAAACAGGGGACAGGTCTGAGCTGGGAGCCAATGGTCATGTGGCGAGCATTGTGTGATAATGTGGCTTCAGATATCAGTTCAAAAATGTCAGAAGTGAAGGCCATTGATTGCATGGCTAACTGTGAG GTTGCAATTAATACTCGTCAGTTCTTTAAAGGTTATATAGAGGGAAGAACATATGAAAATCTCTGGCCAGAGATGCTCAAGCTAAAAGACTGGCCCCCTTCTGATAAATTTGAAGATCTTTTGCCCCGTCATTGTGATGAATTTATTCGTTTCTTGCCATTTCAACAGTACACTGATCCTCGAGCTGGAATACTTAACCTGGCTGTAAAGTTGCCAGCCCATGTCCTAAAACCTGATATGGGTCCAAAAACATATATTGCTTATGGGATTACAGAAGAACTTGGTAGGGGGGACTCTGTAACAAAGCTTCACTGCGATATGTCAGATGCG GTGAACATTTTGACCCATACAGCAGAGGTATCATTAACTGATGAGCAACACACTACTATTTCCAAACTGAAAGAAGCACACAAGGCACAAGATGAGAGAGAACACTGTGCTCCAGACTATGCTGCTGTATGCCTAAATGGTCGACCTTGCGACGACCGAGAATGTATAGAAAATAAGGAAGTATTAGAATGCAAAGATATGGATAACCATCCTATTGTAATCAGTGGGGATATCTTTCAAAATGACGTGTCTGAGGACACTTTTCCTGCTATTTGTACAGAAAATGAAACAATGGTAACAAGTAGTGCCTTGTGGGACATATTTCGGAGAGAGGATACTGAAAAGTTAGGAGCATATCTTCGAAAACACTCGAATGAATTCAGGCATACTTATTGTTCACCGGTTGAACAG GTTGTACATCCAATTCATGACCAATGTTTTTATTTGACTTTGGAGCACAAGAAGAAGTTGAAGGAGGAGTTTG GTGTAGAACCGTGGACTTTTGAGCAAAAACTTGGAGAGGCAGTATTTATTCCTGCTGGATGCCCACATCAAGTCAGGAATCTCAAGGTATGA
- the LOC123909835 gene encoding lysine-specific demethylase JMJ25-like isoform X2, with protein sequence MEVVVPRQEQSNQHPEDNLKFSGCSKAFGNSKRKAEECGGNEKPEQEPEGEQNIMECLKEAAVAQEEQLKQDANIKPDKIPRCSKDFGISYKRRFQEYHTHHTDTNAEGEKDVMECLKETLNLPSKKGIEPKKHAVKNKKWELEDDLLMDEFEQDEEMFFLLKTKNRSRAGRIDNTTGVQQNTRKCHQCMKKERTSFVPCTKCSKMYCMRCINQWYPDMSIEEVTESCPFCLKNCNCNVCLRSKGTIKTSTMDITNYEKAQYLHYMINLLLPYLKQICQEQSQEEDIEAKILGKSSSEIEIPQNLCGDNERVYCDYCATSIIDLHRSCPNCSYELCLQCCQEIRDGSITPRAEMKFQYVNRGYDYMHGGDPLPVSCDLEISDGNLEVSTKWNAKSDGSVSCVPKEMGGCGSSVLELRRILPHGWMSDLEGKAHDMLKIWEVEQQTFQQEEAGSSYNSMRKESFTGGTNESNIYCSESRDILRERMLLFQKHWTNGEPIIVRDVLKQGTGLSWEPMVMWRALCDNVASDISSKMSEVKAIDCMANCEVAINTRQFFKGYIEGRTYENLWPEMLKLKDWPPSDKFEDLLPRHCDEFIRFLPFQQYTDPRAGILNLAVKLPAHVLKPDMGPKTYIAYGITEELGRGDSVTKLHCDMSDAVNILTHTAEVSLTDEQHTTISKLKEAHKAQDEREHCAPDYAAVCLNGRPCDDRECIENKEVLECKDMDNHPIVISGDIFQNDVSEDTFPAICTENETMVTSSALWDIFRREDTEKLGAYLRKHSNEFRHTYCSPVEQVVHPIHDQCFYLTLEHKKKLKEEFGVEPWTFEQKLGEAVFIPAGCPHQVRNLKSCTKVAVDFVSPENVRECLRLTEEFRQLPKNHKVREDKLEIKKMIVYAVDQAVKELKALLGCS encoded by the exons ATGGAAGTAGTAGTTCCTAGACAAGAACAGTCAAATCAACATCCCGAGGATAATTTGAAGTTTTCGGGATGCTCAAAAGCTTTTGGAAATtcaaagagaaaggctgaagaGTGTGGTGGTAATGAGAAACCAGAACAAGAACCAGAAGGGGAACAAAATATTATGGAATGTTTGAAGGAGGCTGCAGTTGCACAAGAAGAACAGTTAAAGCAGGATGCTAACATTAAGCCGGACAAAATCCCAAGATGCTCAAAAGATTTTGGAATTTCATATAAGAGAagatttcaagaatatcatacACATCATACCGATACAAATGCAGAAGGGGAAAAAGACGTGATGGAATGTTTAAAGGAGACACTCAATCTCCCATCTAAGAAAGGAATTGAGCCAAAAAAGCATGCTGTCAAAAACAAGAAATGGGAACTTGAAGATGATTTATTGATGGACGAGTTTGAGCAAGATGAAGaaatgttttttcttcttaagaCAAAGAACAGGAGCAGAGCTGGTAGAATTGATAACACAACG GGTGTTCAACAAAATACTCGTAAATGTCATCAGTGCATGAAAAAGGAAAGAACATCTTTTGTGCCTTGTACTAAATGTTCAAAAATGTACTGTATGCGATGCATCAATCAGTG GTACCCTGATATGTCTATAGAAGAAGTTACTGAAAGCTGCCCATTTTGCCTTAAAAATTGCAATTGCAATGTTTGCCTGCGCTCGAAAGGAACAATTAAG ACATCTACAATGGATATCACCAATTACGAAAAAGCTCAGTATCTGCATTACATGATCAACTTACTCCTTCCATATCTGAAACAAATTTGTCAAGAACAAAGTCAAGAGGAAGACATTGAAGCTAAAATTCTAG GAAAATCTTCTTCTGAGATTGAGATACCGCAAAATCTTTGTGGAGATAATGAACGAGTCTATTG TGATTATTGTGCTACTTCAATTATTGACCTTCATCGGAGCTGCCCCAACTGTTCCTACGAGCTTTGCCTTCAATGTTGCCAAGAAATACGCGATGGAAGCATTACTCCCCGGGCTGAGATGAAGTTCCAATATGTGAATAGGGGCTATGATTATATGCATGGTGGTGACCCTCTACCAGTGTCTTGTGATTTAGAGATTTCAGATGGTAATCTTGAAGTATCTACCAAGTGGAATGCCAAGAGTGATGGAAGTGTTAGTTGTGTCCCAAAGGAGATGGGGGGTTGTGGTAGTTCTGTGTTGGAGCTGAGGCGCATCCTCCCCCATGGGTGGATGTCTGACTTGGAAGGAAAAGCTCACGATATGCTGAAAATTTGGGAAGTTGAACAACAAACTTTTCAGCAGGAAGAAGCTGGATCCAGCTACAACTCTATGAGAAAGGAATCCTTTACAGGAGGCACAAATGAGAGTAACATATACTGTTCAGAGTCAAGAGACATTTTAAGAGAAAGGATGTTGCTCTTCCAAAAACATTGGACTAATGGTGAACCAATTATAGTTCGTGATGTTCTAAAACAGGGGACAGGTCTGAGCTGGGAGCCAATGGTCATGTGGCGAGCATTGTGTGATAATGTGGCTTCAGATATCAGTTCAAAAATGTCAGAAGTGAAGGCCATTGATTGCATGGCTAACTGTGAG GTTGCAATTAATACTCGTCAGTTCTTTAAAGGTTATATAGAGGGAAGAACATATGAAAATCTCTGGCCAGAGATGCTCAAGCTAAAAGACTGGCCCCCTTCTGATAAATTTGAAGATCTTTTGCCCCGTCATTGTGATGAATTTATTCGTTTCTTGCCATTTCAACAGTACACTGATCCTCGAGCTGGAATACTTAACCTGGCTGTAAAGTTGCCAGCCCATGTCCTAAAACCTGATATGGGTCCAAAAACATATATTGCTTATGGGATTACAGAAGAACTTGGTAGGGGGGACTCTGTAACAAAGCTTCACTGCGATATGTCAGATGCG GTGAACATTTTGACCCATACAGCAGAGGTATCATTAACTGATGAGCAACACACTACTATTTCCAAACTGAAAGAAGCACACAAGGCACAAGATGAGAGAGAACACTGTGCTCCAGACTATGCTGCTGTATGCCTAAATGGTCGACCTTGCGACGACCGAGAATGTATAGAAAATAAGGAAGTATTAGAATGCAAAGATATGGATAACCATCCTATTGTAATCAGTGGGGATATCTTTCAAAATGACGTGTCTGAGGACACTTTTCCTGCTATTTGTACAGAAAATGAAACAATGGTAACAAGTAGTGCCTTGTGGGACATATTTCGGAGAGAGGATACTGAAAAGTTAGGAGCATATCTTCGAAAACACTCGAATGAATTCAGGCATACTTATTGTTCACCGGTTGAACAG GTTGTACATCCAATTCATGACCAATGTTTTTATTTGACTTTGGAGCACAAGAAGAAGTTGAAGGAGGAGTTTG GTGTAGAACCGTGGACTTTTGAGCAAAAACTTGGAGAGGCAGTATTTATTCCTGCTGGATGCCCACATCAAGTCAGGAATCTCAAG TCATGCACAAAAGTTGCTGTAGACTTTGTGTCCCCAGAAAATGTCCGTGAGTGCCTTCGCTTAACTGAAGAATTCCGCCAGCTTCCCAAGAACCACAAAGTTAGAGAAGATAAACTTGAG ATAAAGAAGATGATAGTCTATGCCGTTGATCAAGCTGTCAAAGAGCTAAAAGCTTTACTCGGTTGTTCTTGA